A genomic region of ANME-2 cluster archaeon contains the following coding sequences:
- the scpB gene encoding SMC-Scp complex subunit ScpB, translating into MGDREIIEAALFAAGGPVESGALKELVSKRNKVPAIIESLVEEYRQRQTGLEIIELEGKYVMQVKPEYAEHVRSVAPRELPSPILRTLSMIAYHQPLLQSDLVEKRGNATYDHVRELEERGLIKRTPQGRSMMLSTTHGFAEYFGLESSEPEYVKQKIIEMVSHDSQVGLDKWLGVKRPIGVTRGYLSLMFLLGIEDFKVVEPYHPTQSEIERMNSLSRLVIAKGYGEKAAEYFNGEIIEIQAVTFDDLLTTIDKLSNLGTKDKVNAAVEKIKILKSQYLSRAMGVSARVKPGTDMVSRLVSDMKLNVSAKGMLVAPDYGLSSDGVDVSRDADILVPTHRNASDDIVERVCQRYEAILNGIAAKEFKL; encoded by the coding sequence ATAGGGGACCGCGAAATAATCGAAGCAGCTTTGTTTGCTGCCGGTGGACCGGTAGAATCGGGTGCGTTAAAGGAACTGGTAAGCAAGCGCAATAAGGTTCCTGCTATTATAGAGTCGCTGGTAGAGGAGTACCGGCAACGCCAGACCGGGCTTGAAATAATTGAACTGGAAGGCAAGTACGTGATGCAGGTCAAACCTGAATATGCCGAACATGTCCGCAGCGTTGCACCCAGGGAACTGCCATCTCCTATACTCCGTACACTTTCCATGATAGCGTATCACCAGCCTTTGCTCCAGAGTGACCTGGTTGAGAAGCGGGGTAATGCCACGTACGACCATGTAAGGGAACTGGAAGAGCGGGGGCTGATAAAACGCACTCCACAAGGCAGGAGTATGATGCTTTCTACCACACATGGATTTGCCGAATATTTCGGACTTGAGTCCAGTGAACCTGAATATGTCAAGCAGAAGATAATTGAAATGGTATCACATGACAGCCAGGTCGGGCTGGACAAATGGCTGGGTGTGAAAAGGCCCATCGGCGTGACCAGGGGATACCTATCCCTGATGTTCTTGCTTGGTATCGAGGACTTTAAAGTTGTTGAACCTTACCATCCCACTCAAAGTGAAATCGAACGAATGAATTCCCTGAGCAGACTGGTAATCGCAAAAGGATATGGTGAAAAGGCTGCAGAGTATTTCAATGGTGAGATCATTGAGATTCAGGCCGTCACTTTTGATGACCTGCTAACTACCATAGACAAGCTGTCTAATCTGGGTACAAAGGATAAGGTCAATGCAGCTGTTGAAAAAATCAAGATATTGAAAAGTCAATACCTTTCCCGGGCCATGGGCGTGTCTGCCAGGGTAAAACCAGGTACTGATATGGTTTCACGGCTTGTTTCCGATATGAAGCTCAACGTGTCCGCTAAGGGAATGCTGGTGGCGCCCGATTACGGGCTTTCCTCGGATGGAGTGGATGTATCCAGAGATGCCGATATACTGGTACCCACACACAGGAACGCTTCCGATGATATCGTGGAGCGTGTATGCCAGCGGTATGAGGCAATACTCAACGGTATTGCTGCAAAGGAATTTAAACTCTGA
- a CDS encoding segregation/condensation protein A — protein MQELVAMPTLNGNILSGQMDPGEFEEPVEILVKLALDGEIDPWNIDIVDVTDKFFRHVEKMERMDLRISGRTLHYAAILLRMKSNALVEVPVIEDDSWVDEYDFFEVDEYPIPRPPVRRHSHRSVTLNELIMELEKAEVVERRRSMRHQTKEHLQLTRHTTEQVLGIAHEEDIEGRVKDLRTLIAELLYDRNYILLGEILTGDRSNKLMTYISLLFLANMKEVWLEQEELFGELYIRYPEDSGVCS, from the coding sequence ATGCAAGAATTAGTCGCAATGCCGACTTTGAATGGAAACATCTTATCGGGCCAGATGGACCCTGGTGAGTTTGAGGAACCGGTGGAGATACTGGTAAAACTGGCACTGGATGGGGAGATAGATCCCTGGAATATCGATATAGTTGACGTTACTGACAAGTTTTTCAGGCACGTTGAGAAAATGGAACGCATGGACCTGCGGATATCTGGCAGGACGCTGCATTACGCTGCTATCCTGCTTCGCATGAAGTCCAATGCCCTGGTGGAAGTACCGGTGATAGAGGACGATTCATGGGTCGATGAGTATGATTTCTTTGAAGTGGATGAGTATCCGATTCCCAGACCACCTGTGCGCCGCCATTCCCACAGGTCGGTCACTCTGAACGAACTCATTATGGAACTGGAAAAAGCCGAAGTAGTGGAAAGACGCAGAAGTATGCGCCACCAGACAAAGGAACATCTGCAACTTACCCGTCATACTACTGAACAGGTACTGGGGATAGCCCACGAAGAGGATATCGAGGGCAGAGTGAAAGACCTGCGGACTCTAATAGCAGAGTTGCTTTATGATAGAAATTACATTTTACTTGGTGAAATATTAACGGGTGACCGTTCAAATAAACTTATGACCTACATCTCGCTGTTATTCCTGGCAAACATGAAGGAAGTATGGCTTGAACAGGAAGAGCTCTTTGGTGAATTATATATCCGGTACCCCGAAGATTCGGGGGTATGTTCATAG
- the gyrA gene encoding DNA gyrase subunit A: MAEDTGEGTERNIGEDEEVSPTGDTGKGSVDKIIPMNIEDEMKTSYIDYAMSVIVGRALPDVRDGLKPVHRRILFGMQEQGMTRDKPYKKSARIVGDVMGKYHPHGDAAIYDTMVRMAQDFNLRYPLADGQGNFGSIDGDSAAAMRYTEVRMDRIAEEMLADIDKNTVDFIPNYDGSLEEPLVLPSRLPNLLVNGSTGIAVGMATNMAPHNLNEIVDAVNMTIDDPDVEIQDLMGVVKGPDFPTGAYIFGSSGIRSAYQTGRGIVKMRAKTSIEESKNKEKIIIDEVPYQVNKAKLIENIAELVKEKKIFGITDLRDESDRDGIRVVIELARGTNADVVLNQLYKHTQMESSFGIINLALVDGQPQVLTLKELIVHFIDHRVVVITRRSQFELEKARKRAHILEGLQIALDHIDQVITLIRASKTVDEARNGLMSNFDLSEEQAKAILDMRLQRLTGLEREKIDNEHKELLKTIQWLLELLADRARILNLIKEELTDIKQRYGDARRSQIIEGAVDLEDEDLIPVEEVVVTISNGGYIKRMPIDTYRQQRRGGRGVIGMDTKEADFVEDLFVASTHDYILFFTDRGRVHWLKVYEIPDASRQSRGKAIVNLIEVETGENVTAQIPVKSFEEGYYLIMATRCGVVKKTDLSAFRNPRRGGIIAITLDEGDELQTVKLTDGTRDIIIGSRHGKAIRFSETDVRTMGRSARGVRGIRLVNNDHVVGMDIVRDDATLLTITENGFGKRTEFEEYRNINRGGQGVITIISSIRNGLVVDVKAVNESDELMVTTSGGIIIRVPVSDIRIQGRNTQGVKIMNVQGADKVMGVARVVRDDSTIVDTTIENDGSEDTAIENSGIEDSTIDNNGFEDTTIENSGIEDSTIDNNGFEDTSIEKDSIEDTSIE, from the coding sequence ATGGCCGAAGATACTGGTGAAGGCACTGAAAGGAATATCGGTGAGGATGAAGAAGTAAGTCCTACCGGCGATACTGGCAAGGGTAGTGTAGATAAGATCATACCCATGAACATCGAGGACGAGATGAAGACCTCGTATATCGATTATGCCATGAGCGTAATCGTTGGCAGGGCCCTGCCCGATGTGCGTGATGGCCTGAAGCCTGTGCACAGGCGTATCCTGTTCGGTATGCAGGAACAGGGTATGACCCGCGATAAGCCCTACAAGAAATCTGCCAGGATCGTGGGTGATGTCATGGGTAAGTACCATCCCCACGGCGACGCAGCCATTTACGACACTATGGTCAGGATGGCCCAGGATTTCAATTTACGTTATCCACTGGCCGATGGACAGGGAAACTTCGGTTCCATTGATGGAGATTCGGCTGCAGCCATGCGTTATACCGAGGTTCGCATGGACCGCATCGCTGAGGAGATGCTGGCTGATATTGACAAGAACACGGTAGATTTCATACCCAACTATGACGGGTCCCTGGAAGAACCGCTGGTGCTGCCCTCCAGACTGCCCAACCTGCTGGTGAACGGTTCGACTGGTATTGCCGTAGGTATGGCTACCAACATGGCACCTCATAATCTCAATGAAATAGTGGATGCGGTGAACATGACCATCGATGATCCGGATGTAGAGATCCAGGACCTGATGGGCGTGGTCAAGGGCCCTGATTTTCCTACCGGTGCTTATATTTTTGGTAGCAGCGGGATTCGCAGTGCATACCAGACCGGGAGAGGCATTGTGAAGATGCGGGCAAAGACCAGTATTGAGGAAAGTAAGAATAAAGAGAAGATAATCATTGATGAGGTGCCTTACCAGGTTAATAAGGCCAAACTCATCGAGAATATCGCCGAACTGGTCAAGGAAAAGAAGATTTTTGGCATTACCGACCTGCGGGACGAGTCTGACAGGGATGGCATCAGGGTAGTAATTGAACTGGCCCGTGGTACGAATGCAGATGTGGTTCTGAACCAGCTGTATAAACATACCCAGATGGAGTCCTCTTTTGGTATTATCAACCTGGCACTGGTGGACGGCCAGCCCCAGGTGTTGACCCTCAAAGAACTCATTGTGCATTTCATTGACCACCGTGTGGTGGTTATCACCCGGCGCAGCCAGTTCGAACTTGAGAAGGCCCGCAAGCGCGCCCATATCCTGGAAGGTCTGCAGATCGCACTGGACCATATCGACCAGGTCATTACCCTTATCAGGGCAAGCAAGACCGTGGACGAGGCCAGGAACGGACTGATGTCTAATTTCGACCTCAGTGAGGAGCAGGCTAAAGCCATACTTGATATGAGGCTCCAAAGACTCACCGGTCTTGAACGGGAGAAGATCGATAACGAACATAAAGAACTGCTTAAAACCATTCAGTGGTTGCTTGAGCTGTTAGCTGACCGGGCCAGGATACTGAACCTCATTAAGGAAGAACTGACTGATATCAAGCAGCGTTATGGTGATGCCAGGCGCTCCCAGATCATCGAGGGTGCAGTAGACCTGGAGGATGAGGACCTGATACCAGTGGAAGAGGTGGTGGTCACTATCTCCAATGGCGGGTATATCAAACGCATGCCCATTGACACGTACAGACAACAGCGCAGGGGCGGTCGCGGCGTCATCGGCATGGATACCAAAGAAGCCGATTTCGTGGAGGACCTGTTCGTGGCATCTACACATGATTATATCCTGTTCTTCACAGACCGGGGACGCGTCCACTGGCTCAAGGTCTATGAGATACCTGACGCGTCAAGACAAAGTCGTGGTAAAGCCATAGTCAACCTTATCGAAGTGGAGACCGGTGAAAATGTCACTGCCCAGATACCGGTAAAGTCGTTTGAAGAAGGGTATTATCTTATCATGGCAACCAGGTGCGGTGTAGTGAAAAAGACCGACCTGTCAGCGTTCAGGAATCCCAGACGCGGAGGCATTATAGCCATAACGCTGGATGAAGGGGATGAACTCCAGACCGTTAAACTCACAGACGGTACCAGGGACATTATTATTGGAAGCCGGCACGGCAAAGCGATCCGGTTCTCTGAGACCGATGTTCGCACAATGGGCCGCAGCGCCAGGGGCGTTCGCGGTATCCGGCTTGTCAATAATGATCATGTGGTCGGGATGGATATCGTCAGGGATGACGCAACCCTGTTGACCATTACCGAGAACGGATTCGGGAAACGGACCGAGTTTGAAGAATACCGCAACATCAACAGGGGCGGCCAGGGTGTCATAACCATCATATCCAGCATTCGCAATGGCCTTGTGGTAGATGTAAAAGCAGTGAACGAATCTGATGAACTTATGGTGACCACTTCCGGCGGCATCATTATCCGGGTACCGGTATCAGATATCAGGATACAGGGGCGCAATACACAGGGTGTGAAGATCATGAACGTACAGGGCGCAGATAAAGTGATGGGTGTTGCCCGGGTTGTACGTGATGATAGTACTATTGTAGATACTACCATTGAGAATGATGGTTCTGAAGATACTGCCATTGAGAACAGTGGTATTGAAGATAGTACCATTGATAATAATGGTTTTGAGGATACTACCATTGAGAATAGTGGTATTGAAGATAGTACCATTGATAATAATGGTTTTGAGGATACTAGCATTGAGAAAGATAGTATTGAGGATACCAGTATTGAATAA
- the gyrB gene encoding DNA topoisomerase (ATP-hydrolyzing) subunit B — protein sequence MDKQYDAGKIQVLEGLEAVRKRPSMYVGSTDTRGLHHLVYETVDNSIDEALAGYCENIEVTINRDNSVSVLDDGRGIPVDMHEKFHKSALEVVMTMLHAGGKFDTESYKVSGGLHGVGVSVVNALSEWMEAEVYRKGNVHFQRYQRGKPMGDVAVRGDTDRTGTKITFKPDYEIFETVDFSFETISKRLRELAYLNKGIKINIRDERTGDEKLFHYEGGIVAFVEHLNKNKNSLHQPPVYFQKTKDSTQVEIAIQYNDSYTETVFSFANNINTHEGGTHLSGFKAALTRAVNDYARDRGLVKGSEKLSGEDIREGLTAIISVKLTEPQFEGQTKTKLGNSDVKGIVETLVGEGLREFLEEHPKEADTIIGKSVLAAQARDAARKARELTRRKSALEVSSLPGKLADCSEKDPRLCEVYLVEGDSAGGSAKQGRSRKTQAILPLRGKILNVEKARLNKILKNNEIRALITAIGTGLGDDFDQAKARYHKVIIMTDADVDGAHIRTLLLTFFYRYMKPLIELGYVYIAQPPLYRIKKGKVTQYVYTDTEKDTLVEELGSQGVGVQRFKGLGEMNPDQLWDTTMNPETRTLIQVTLDNAMEADEIFTILMGDKVEPRREFIERHAREVKNLDV from the coding sequence ATGGATAAACAATACGATGCTGGTAAGATACAGGTACTTGAAGGACTGGAAGCAGTGCGCAAGCGCCCCAGCATGTATGTAGGCAGCACAGACACCCGCGGACTTCACCACCTGGTATATGAAACGGTTGACAACAGTATCGATGAAGCACTTGCAGGGTACTGCGAAAATATTGAGGTCACTATCAACCGGGATAACTCGGTGAGTGTACTGGATGATGGACGTGGCATTCCCGTGGATATGCATGAGAAATTCCATAAATCCGCTCTTGAAGTGGTCATGACCATGCTCCATGCCGGCGGTAAGTTCGATACCGAGTCGTATAAAGTTTCAGGAGGTCTGCACGGTGTTGGTGTTTCCGTGGTGAACGCCCTGTCCGAATGGATGGAGGCCGAAGTATACCGCAAGGGGAACGTGCACTTCCAGCGGTACCAGCGCGGAAAGCCCATGGGTGACGTTGCCGTGAGGGGGGATACTGACAGGACAGGCACCAAAATCACCTTCAAACCAGATTATGAGATTTTCGAGACGGTTGATTTTAGTTTCGAGACCATATCCAAACGCCTGAGGGAACTGGCATACCTGAACAAAGGAATTAAGATCAATATCAGGGACGAACGCACAGGCGATGAGAAACTGTTCCATTATGAAGGCGGTATCGTTGCTTTTGTAGAACACCTGAACAAGAACAAGAATTCACTACACCAACCACCGGTATATTTCCAGAAGACCAAGGACAGCACCCAGGTGGAGATAGCTATCCAGTATAATGACAGTTATACAGAGACGGTGTTCTCATTTGCCAATAATATCAATACCCACGAAGGCGGTACACACCTGAGCGGCTTTAAGGCGGCCCTGACGCGTGCCGTCAATGATTATGCCAGGGACCGCGGGCTTGTAAAAGGCAGCGAAAAGCTCTCTGGTGAGGATATCAGGGAGGGGTTGACCGCCATTATCAGTGTGAAGCTCACTGAACCCCAGTTCGAAGGGCAGACCAAGACCAAGCTGGGTAACAGCGATGTCAAAGGTATTGTGGAGACCCTGGTAGGTGAGGGGTTGCGGGAGTTTTTGGAAGAACATCCCAAGGAAGCAGATACTATCATAGGCAAATCGGTGCTGGCAGCCCAGGCAAGGGATGCTGCCCGCAAGGCAAGAGAACTGACCAGGCGTAAGAGCGCTCTGGAAGTGTCTTCACTGCCGGGCAAACTGGCTGACTGCTCAGAGAAGGACCCGCGTCTTTGCGAAGTGTACCTGGTAGAGGGTGACAGTGCCGGTGGTTCGGCCAAACAGGGACGGAGCCGTAAGACCCAGGCAATATTGCCGCTGAGGGGTAAGATCCTCAATGTTGAGAAGGCCAGGTTGAACAAGATACTCAAGAACAATGAGATACGTGCCCTGATAACCGCAATAGGTACGGGTCTTGGTGATGATTTCGATCAAGCGAAGGCCAGATACCATAAGGTGATAATTATGACCGATGCCGATGTGGATGGTGCCCATATCAGGACACTACTGCTTACTTTCTTCTACCGTTACATGAAGCCGTTGATAGAGTTGGGATATGTGTACATAGCCCAGCCGCCTCTGTACCGCATAAAGAAAGGAAAGGTCACCCAGTACGTTTACACTGATACCGAGAAAGATACATTAGTGGAAGAGCTGGGTAGTCAGGGAGTCGGAGTGCAGCGCTTCAAGGGTCTGGGCGAGATGAATCCCGACCAGTTGTGGGATACCACCATGAATCCGGAGACCAGGACACTTATACAGGTCACGCTGGACAATGCCATGGAAGCGGATGAGATTTTTACAATACTTATGGGCGATAAGGTGGAGCCCAGGCGGGAATTTATTGAACGGCATGCAAGGGAGGTGAAGAACCTTGATGTCTGA
- a CDS encoding DNA topoisomerase IV subunit A has protein sequence MSEQKQQRDKVAKKALLGIIEQFYDQFEHQKVPNIVMPTRTKANIEYNNDSEVWVYGDSTSVRSAKTVKGANQILKMSYVVELLIKEHLENNRGSTLRELYYISENWDIAKFNEQPESDRMIEDLEIISALQREYFHMRPEEDGATLFGSLKLKETTKRGERIIHCRDDVGEGGYQIPFNVENVEFLEHDAKFIIAIETGGMHARLIENGFDEDHNAILVHLKGQPARSTRRMLKRLNEELDLPVVVFTDGDPWSYRIFASVAYGAIKSAHMSEFMATPAAKFIGVQPSDIVEYDLSTDKLTDQDIKALHSELSDPRFDSEYWKTQIQLQLDIGKKAEQQAFAGKGLDFVTQRYLPERLTEMGII, from the coding sequence ATGAGTGAACAAAAACAGCAGCGTGATAAAGTGGCAAAGAAAGCGCTTCTGGGCATAATAGAGCAGTTCTATGACCAGTTCGAGCACCAGAAGGTGCCCAATATCGTGATGCCCACGCGTACCAAAGCCAATATCGAGTACAACAATGACAGCGAAGTGTGGGTGTACGGGGACAGTACCAGCGTCCGCAGTGCTAAGACCGTAAAAGGTGCAAACCAGATACTGAAGATGTCCTATGTGGTGGAACTGCTTATCAAGGAACATCTTGAGAACAACCGTGGCTCGACGTTGAGGGAGTTGTATTACATCTCAGAGAACTGGGACATAGCCAAGTTCAATGAGCAGCCAGAAAGCGACCGCATGATCGAGGACCTTGAGATAATAAGTGCCCTGCAGCGGGAATATTTCCACATGAGGCCTGAAGAGGACGGTGCAACCCTGTTCGGGTCCTTGAAGCTCAAGGAGACCACAAAGAGGGGCGAGCGGATAATACACTGCCGTGACGATGTGGGCGAAGGTGGCTACCAGATACCGTTCAATGTTGAGAACGTAGAGTTCCTCGAACACGATGCAAAATTCATTATCGCTATTGAGACAGGCGGTATGCATGCCAGGCTTATCGAAAACGGTTTTGATGAAGACCACAATGCTATTCTGGTGCACCTTAAGGGCCAGCCAGCCAGGAGTACCCGCCGCATGTTAAAACGGCTTAATGAAGAACTGGATCTCCCGGTGGTAGTGTTCACTGATGGTGACCCGTGGAGTTACCGGATATTTGCCAGCGTGGCGTATGGTGCTATAAAAAGCGCACACATGTCAGAATTCATGGCAACACCCGCTGCGAAGTTCATTGGCGTACAGCCCAGTGATATTGTGGAGTACGACCTGTCCACTGACAAGCTGACCGACCAGGATATCAAAGCTCTGCACAGTGAACTGAGTGACCCCAGGTTCGATTCTGAGTACTGGAAGACCCAGATACAGTTACAACTTGACATCGGCAAAAAGGCAGAACAACAGGCCTTTGCAGGGAAGGGTCTGGACTTTGTGACCCAGCGGTATTTGCCCGAGCGGCTTACTGAGATGGGGATAATTTGA
- a CDS encoding DNA topoisomerase VI subunit B has translation MAQPIAEELAKKQRAISIAEFFEKNRQILGFDSAPRSLLTAVKEGVDNSLDACEEAGILPDIMVSIEDAGGENVGLVIEDNGPGIVKEQIPKIFAKLLYGSRFHAIKQSRGQQGIGISAAVLYSQLTTGRATRIISKIARDKPAYYYELIINTSTNEPEILEEKIVDWDRSRGTRVELEMKASYVKGRRQSVLEYLKSTAIVNTHARLTLVEPDGNTIVFERAVDIIPEPAQEILPHPEGIELGTLIKMLRYTDRQKLAPFLRYSFSRIGLQTAEEICKVAHLDPESDPHNLQLADAKKIIDVFKKVKISAPPTDCLSPITESLIYKGLEKEYSVDFIATVSRAASVHSGHPFLVEAGIAYGGSLGKEDRVNILRFANRVPLLYQQGGCGITHAIENIRWKNYSLNQPGGSIPAGPAVIIVHVASTHIPFTSESKDAVADVPEIMAEVELALKDVGRKLKIFLSKQQHLSRRREKEEIIKKLLPRIAAKVSQVLDKPTPDITPIVAKVMGNLLVQRRVSKNGDGYQVEIDIRNYGDAAFAIKLHDTHQYPVRDAHPEPKTISMGRDSDHTWKLNLKAGERETIRYHLPFVSEEEANALPGLIVEGADEAMVNGAKAVRGYVDE, from the coding sequence GTGGCACAACCAATAGCAGAAGAGCTTGCAAAAAAACAGCGTGCCATAAGTATCGCCGAATTCTTTGAAAAGAACCGGCAGATACTGGGTTTCGACTCTGCACCCCGCAGCCTGCTCACCGCAGTGAAGGAAGGTGTGGACAATTCGCTGGACGCCTGTGAAGAAGCAGGGATACTACCTGATATCATGGTCAGTATCGAGGATGCCGGTGGGGAGAATGTTGGCCTTGTCATCGAGGATAATGGTCCCGGCATAGTCAAGGAACAGATACCCAAGATATTTGCCAAACTCCTGTACGGCTCACGTTTCCATGCCATTAAGCAAAGCCGCGGCCAGCAGGGTATCGGTATATCAGCTGCCGTGCTGTACAGCCAGCTGACCACGGGCAGGGCCACGCGTATCATATCCAAGATAGCAAGGGACAAACCGGCCTATTACTATGAACTGATAATCAACACCAGTACCAATGAACCCGAGATACTTGAGGAAAAGATAGTGGACTGGGACCGCTCCAGAGGTACCCGGGTAGAACTGGAGATGAAAGCGTCCTATGTCAAGGGGCGGCGCCAGAGCGTGCTTGAATACTTGAAGAGCACTGCTATTGTCAACACCCATGCGAGGCTCACCCTGGTAGAACCGGACGGCAATACCATTGTATTTGAAAGGGCCGTGGACATCATCCCCGAACCTGCACAGGAAATATTACCCCATCCCGAGGGTATTGAACTGGGTACGCTCATCAAGATGCTGCGCTACACTGACAGGCAGAAACTGGCCCCGTTCCTGCGATACAGTTTCTCCCGTATCGGGTTGCAGACCGCAGAGGAAATATGCAAAGTTGCACACCTTGACCCCGAAAGTGACCCGCACAACCTTCAACTGGCAGATGCAAAAAAAATCATTGATGTCTTTAAAAAAGTGAAGATATCGGCACCTCCTACCGACTGCCTCTCCCCCATCACTGAATCCCTTATCTACAAGGGATTGGAAAAAGAATACAGTGTAGATTTTATTGCCACGGTCAGCCGCGCGGCTTCTGTGCACTCAGGTCATCCTTTCCTGGTGGAAGCAGGTATTGCGTATGGCGGCAGCCTGGGTAAGGAGGACAGGGTCAATATCTTAAGGTTTGCAAACCGTGTCCCTCTGCTGTACCAGCAGGGTGGGTGCGGTATCACCCATGCAATTGAGAATATCAGGTGGAAGAACTATTCCCTGAACCAGCCTGGTGGCAGTATACCTGCAGGTCCAGCCGTCATAATAGTTCACGTGGCTTCCACCCATATACCATTCACTTCTGAGAGCAAGGATGCTGTGGCAGACGTTCCCGAGATCATGGCCGAGGTCGAACTTGCCCTGAAGGATGTGGGGCGCAAGCTCAAGATATTCCTCTCAAAGCAACAGCATCTGTCCAGGCGACGGGAGAAAGAAGAGATCATCAAGAAGTTACTGCCAAGAATAGCAGCGAAGGTCTCACAGGTGCTTGACAAACCCACACCTGACATCACACCTATCGTGGCCAAGGTTATGGGTAATCTGCTCGTACAGCGCAGAGTTTCCAAAAATGGTGACGGTTACCAGGTAGAGATTGATATCCGTAACTACGGTGATGCAGCTTTTGCAATCAAATTGCATGATACCCACCAGTACCCGGTAAGAGATGCCCATCCTGAACCAAAAACCATTTCCATGGGCAGGGATAGTGACCATACCTGGAAACTGAACCTGAAAGCTGGTGAAAGAGAGACCATCAGATACCACCTGCCTTTTGTATCTGAAGAAGAAGCAAACGCCTTGCCCGGCCTGATAGTTGAAGGTGCGGATGAAGCAATGGTCAATGGCGCCAAAGCCGTAAGAGGGTATGTAGATGAGTGA
- a CDS encoding Lrp/AsnC ligand binding domain-containing protein — MVIGVIMVNVVPGQEKTAYNELQKIDGIKDMYHVFGEFDFVVISEVEGLSTLNKLVDTIRESENVTATQTVVGAEL; from the coding sequence ATGGTAATAGGTGTGATAATGGTCAATGTGGTGCCGGGTCAGGAGAAGACCGCATACAACGAACTCCAGAAGATTGATGGTATCAAGGATATGTATCATGTGTTTGGAGAATTTGATTTTGTCGTTATCAGTGAAGTGGAGGGCCTGAGTACCCTGAACAAACTGGTCGACACAATACGCGAAAGTGAGAACGTCACCGCCACTCAAACGGTAGTAGGGGCAGAACTCTGA
- the hisB gene encoding imidazoleglycerol-phosphate dehydratase HisB, producing MRTAKEKRKTRETSIELKLNLDGSGLADIDTGVAFFDHMLTSMTRHGGLDLTVQARGDVHVDEHHTIEDVGIVLGTALDKALGNKKGIARFGEARVPMDEALAEVALDLGGRSYLTFDARFMSPKVGDFGTQMTRHFFESLVSNAGINVHMKVQGENDHHKVEALFKAFAVALRRALVVGGDSVPSTKGVL from the coding sequence ATGAGAACTGCAAAAGAGAAACGGAAGACCAGGGAAACGTCCATTGAACTAAAACTCAATCTGGATGGGAGTGGTTTGGCAGATATAGATACTGGTGTGGCTTTTTTTGACCACATGCTAACTTCCATGACACGGCACGGTGGACTTGACCTCACAGTACAGGCCCGGGGTGATGTCCACGTTGATGAGCACCATACCATCGAGGATGTAGGTATAGTGTTGGGTACGGCACTGGACAAAGCGCTGGGGAATAAGAAGGGTATTGCCAGATTCGGCGAGGCACGGGTGCCCATGGACGAAGCACTGGCTGAAGTAGCGCTTGACCTGGGAGGGAGGAGTTACCTGACCTTCGATGCCAGGTTCATGAGCCCTAAGGTGGGAGATTTCGGGACCCAGATGACCCGGCATTTTTTCGAGTCACTGGTTAGCAACGCGGGTATCAATGTACATATGAAGGTGCAGGGTGAGAACGACCATCATAAGGTCGAGGCACTGTTCAAGGCATTTGCGGTAGCACTGCGGCGAGCTTTGGTTGTGGGCGGGGATAGTGTTCCCAGCACAAAAGGTGTACTGTAA